In Cryptococcus neoformans var. grubii H99 chromosome 9, complete sequence, a genomic segment contains:
- a CDS encoding alpha-1,2-mannosidase, whose protein sequence is MDGLRQRDRPLLAQPITNPPRQNSNPPVPASQPTIRNIHRFVQRYINPFRPFIFAFVLALVSLALAVSTFFSPLAFIYRHLSLQNPTNIQEVRNGWMVNHRLSEEGNRHLRDGEVIGHADFGDGRRRVCKGEFVQPESQTLGWVNVMLGNGGPEPNLSGGMIPAVAPPFGMTRWSPQTRKNYVSMCPYNQTDTKLHGFIATHQPAIWMGESGPIEIFPGLDTAIVTDFDKRGLPFKREDEYASANYYRNLLDAGDNGEIEVEMSATSRVGHLRFTFNPSLSPPSHPNPSEPTAVPYIVFQSSRATYLVHGDKPEDRVPYFPKGFVEIDVEKQEIRGWDDERQDHILVGTALPASNFKSYYVARFSKPFKTFGISHHGQVERGIGETRGEGEVLAAWVGFEEEEVMVDVRVGVSFISIEQAGRNIDLEIPSTQSFSTTSYQTRSLWAEKLDRLSVSGATPQNLTVLYTSIAHTLVYPYEIHEFVSQDAEGEGEGEGKGKGEWQYYSGYLNQPTPGLSYSGFSLWDTFRAQTAWLLLLSPSVVPSMLASMLQDFREGGRLPMWKNLVETNIMVGTHADAVLAQAMEVGIKDFGGFGKDEVWEAVREDAFTPPERDTELRYSDREEGTPQEARAGLTEYMALGYVAADLHSEAGSRTLDYAYDDHAAAIIASHLSLPSSTIDLLRNRSLSYRNMWNAETSFMESRNSDGSWAGEDEGWTEGDHWAYSLDVMHDVPGLIELMGGNESFIDFMNRHFDEGHNLHTNEPSHHIPYLYMFAGAPYKTQEWVRSLGQSEYNHSATGLSGNEDCGQMSAWYIFSALGVYPVDPASAKYVLGAPFFDKITLRLPKAPWYDGDNAGEEKVWEVIAKGASEGKVYVKSLKIDGQEIEGVEIGHDVLVRGGKWIWEMEEMPQVWGM, encoded by the exons ATGGACGGTCTCAGACAACGGGATCGCCCGCTCCTCGCACAGCCCATCACCAATCCACCCCGCCAAAATTCTAACCCTCCCGTTCCTGCTTCCCAGCCTACAATACGCAACATACACCGATTCGTACAACGCTACATCAACCCCTTTCGGCCAttcatcttcgctttcGTTCTCGCTCTCGTCTCCCTCGCCTTGGCAGTATccaccttcttttctccgCTAGCTTTCATTTATCGCCACCTCTCTCTACAGAACCCGACGAATATCCAAGAAGTTCGGAATGGGTGGATGGTTAACCATCGCCTGAGCGAGGAGGGTAATCGGCAtttgagagatggagaagtcATAGGACACGCCGATTTTGGGGATGGGCGAAGGAGAGTATGTAAAGGAGAATTCGTACAACCTGAAAGTCAGACCTTGGGGTGGGTGAATGTCATGCTTGGTAACGGAGG GCCGGAGCCAAACTTGAGCGGAG GTATGATCCCCGCTGTCGCACCTCCGTTCGGTATGACTCGATGGTCACCCCAAACCCGTAAAAACT ATGTTTCGATGTGCCCATACAACCAAACGGATACAAAGCTTCACGGCTTCATCGCTACCCACCAACCAGCCATTTGGATGG GTGAATCCGGCCCCATAGAAATCTTTCCCGGCCTGGATACTGCCATCGTCACCGATTTCGACAAGCGCGGTCTGCCGTtcaagagagaagatgaataTGCCAGTGCCAACTATTATCGGAATTTGCTGGATGCGGGAGATAACGGTGAGATTGAAGTTGAGATGAGTGCCA CTTCAAGAGTAGGCCACCTCCGCTTCACATTCAATCCCTCACTCTCCCCTCCCTCCCACCCCAACCCTTCCGAACCAACGGCAGTACCATACATAGTCTTCCAATCAAGTCGCGCCACATACCTGGTGCACGGTGATAAACCAGAAGACAGAGTACCCTATTTCCCGAAAGGGTTTGTTGAGATTGATGTTGAAAAACAAGAGATTAGGGGGTGGGATGATGAGCGGCAGGA CCACATCCTAGTGGGTACCGCCCTCCCCGCATCAAACTTCAAGTCCTACTACGTAGCCCGATTCTCCAAACCTTTCAAAACATTCGGCATTTCCCATCACGGCCAAGTAGAGAGGGGTATTGGAGAAAcaagaggggaaggggaggtaTTGGCTGCGTGGGTAggttttgaagaagaggaggtaaTGGTGGATGTAAGAGTAGGAGTTAGTTTTATCAGTATTGAACAAGCTGGCCG CAACATCGACCTCGAGATACCAAGCACTCAGTCCTTCTCCACAACTTCTTACCAAACCCGCTCTTTGTGGGCCGAGAAACTAGATCGCCTGTCCGTATCGGGCGCAACACCCCAGAATTTGACGGTGTTGTACACATCGATAGCACATACACTTGTTTATCCTTATGAGATCCATGAGTTTGTTAGCCAAGATGCcgagggagagggtgaaggggagggaaagggaaaaggcgaaTGGCAATACTACTCCGGATACCTCAACCAGCCCACTCCTGGTTTATCCTACTCTGGTTTCTCCCTCTGGGATACTTTTCGTGCCCAAACCGCTtggctcctcctcctctccccttcGGTCGTACCTTCAATGCTAGCCAGCATGCTACAGGATTTTAGAGAAGGGGGCAGATTACCCATGTGGAAGAATTTGGTGGAGACAAATATTATGGTGGGGACACATGCGGATGCCGTGCTCGCCCAGGCGATGGAGGTGGGTATCAAAGATTTTGGAGGGTttgggaaggatgaggtgTGGGAGGCGGTTAGGGAGGATGCGTTTACGCCGCCTGAGAGGGATACTGAACTTAG GTACTCtgacagagaagaaggtacACCCCAAGAAGCACGAGCGGGGTTGACTGAATACATGGCGTTGGGGTACGTCGCGGCGGATTTACATTCCGAAGCGGGTAGTCGGACTTTAGATTACGCAT ATGACGACCACGCTGCCGCTATCATCGCCtcccatctctccctcccctcctccaccatcgACCTCCTTCGCAACAGGTCATTATCATACAGGAATATGTGGAACGCCGAGACAAGTTTTATGGAGAGTAGGAATAGCGATGGATCTTGGGCtggggaggatgaaggtTGGACAGAGGGCGATCATTGGGCATATAGCCTTGACGTTATG CATGATGTGCCAGGGCTAATCGAGTTGATGGGTGGGAACGAATCCTTCATTGATTTTATGAACCGTCATTTCGACGAGGGGCACAACCTGCACACTAACGAACCCTCGCACCACATC CCGTATCTCTACATGTTCGCCGGGGCTCCATACAAAACTCAAGAATGGGTCCGCTCCCTCGGCCAATCCGAGTATAACCACAGCGCAACTGGACTATCGGGGAACGAAGACTGCGGCCAAATGTCCGCATGGTACATTTTTTCTGCGCTAGGTGTTTACCCTGTCGATCCGGCGAGTGCGAAGTATGTGCTCGGAGCGCCCTTCTTCGATAAGATTACGTTGCGATTACCAAAGGCACCTTGGTATGATGGGGATAATgctggagaggagaaagtGTGGGAGGTGATAGCGAAGGGGGCGAGTGAAGGAAAAGTTTATGTGAAGTCTTTGAAAATTGATGGACAAGAGATTGAAGGGGTGGAAATAGGACATGATGTTTTAGTAAGAGGAGGTAAATGGATatgggaaatggaggaaatgCCTCAGGTTTGGGGAATgtga